The following proteins come from a genomic window of Streptomyces liliiviolaceus:
- a CDS encoding helix-turn-helix domain-containing protein, whose product MPPCPLEIGPAGQAAAHAIERLRTTRGYSQRYLAARVTALGRPLTFTQLSRLERRVRRCDVDDLVAIATALGVTPQALLGDAGTPPWADGGGI is encoded by the coding sequence ATGCCGCCATGCCCCCTCGAAATCGGCCCCGCCGGACAAGCCGCCGCACACGCCATAGAGCGCCTGCGCACCACGCGCGGCTACTCGCAGCGCTACCTCGCCGCCCGCGTCACCGCCCTCGGCCGGCCCCTGACCTTCACCCAACTCTCCCGCTTGGAAAGGCGAGTTCGCCGTTGCGACGTCGACGACCTCGTGGCCATCGCCACCGCCCTCGGTGTGACCCCGCAGGCGCTCCTCGGCGATGCCGGTACGCCTCCCTGGGCCGACGGCGGGGGAATATAG
- a CDS encoding ATP-binding cassette domain-containing protein produces the protein MQVTATDASTSDKEAPPPPPPATIAFEGVHGRNPLADASFGAMCRRLPSVLGHTARMAWAVDRTGVVLLLACQLLTGAAAAVVLAFTAQAMTHLLGTGAVSERLHAAMPALVVVATAAGIGRISSALSSYADTRITPLLMTEADITLVAAVCRVEASAYGEDGFADQQEAAEVGVTRTRTMLQDAQRFMSALIRMVAASGVITTLHPLMLPLLLLAVLPAGVGAVLSARIDYETHYLNVGDRNVRSMMRWWATYSRYGDEVRANGMTGYLIYWYRALSDRVDQRTLTAAPRMLRIVLATSALGGLFLLGTWATLAWLATTGRVALPIAATAIVAVQTTLAALSQFVIHGAAMFHTSLYLADMRSFLDMASRRAPKRGDLEIPPRVEEICLDEVVYRYPGKDDPAVAGVSLTLRRGEILAIVGENGSGKSTLAKLITGILLSDKGRVLWDGIDLAHADPDAVWKRTALVPQNFACWPLRTRENITLGQPHTYDDGPVWDVVDAVGMREAIEKLPQQLDTLLAKELWGGAELSGGQWQRLVCGRALYRQTPLLILDEPTSQMDARGEHGIFLEIRRIAAQRMTIVVTHQLENTRLADRILVMDKGQVIEQGTYEDLVNGGGLFAELAALAKDR, from the coding sequence TTCGGAGCCATGTGCCGGCGCCTTCCGTCCGTACTCGGACACACGGCACGGATGGCCTGGGCAGTTGACAGGACCGGCGTCGTGCTTCTCCTCGCCTGCCAGTTGCTCACCGGTGCCGCGGCGGCTGTCGTCCTCGCGTTCACCGCTCAGGCGATGACTCATCTCCTAGGCACCGGCGCCGTGTCCGAACGCCTGCACGCCGCCATGCCCGCCCTGGTCGTCGTCGCAACGGCCGCGGGCATCGGCCGCATCAGCAGCGCCCTGTCCTCCTACGCCGACACCCGGATCACACCTCTGCTGATGACCGAGGCGGACATCACCCTCGTCGCCGCCGTATGCCGCGTGGAGGCATCCGCATACGGCGAGGACGGCTTCGCCGACCAGCAAGAAGCCGCCGAAGTCGGCGTCACCCGCACCCGGACGATGCTGCAAGACGCCCAGCGGTTCATGTCCGCCCTGATCCGTATGGTCGCCGCGAGCGGGGTCATCACCACCCTGCACCCGCTCATGCTGCCCTTGCTCCTCCTGGCCGTTCTCCCGGCCGGCGTCGGAGCCGTGCTCTCCGCACGCATCGACTACGAGACCCACTACCTCAACGTCGGCGACCGCAACGTGCGCTCGATGATGCGCTGGTGGGCCACCTACTCCCGCTACGGCGACGAGGTCCGCGCCAACGGCATGACCGGCTACCTCATCTACTGGTACCGCGCCCTGTCCGATCGAGTCGATCAGCGAACCTTGACCGCGGCTCCGCGGATGCTCCGCATCGTCCTGGCCACCAGTGCCCTGGGCGGGCTCTTCCTCCTGGGCACCTGGGCCACTCTCGCCTGGCTGGCCACCACCGGCCGCGTCGCGCTGCCCATCGCGGCCACCGCGATCGTCGCCGTGCAGACCACGCTGGCCGCGCTGTCCCAGTTCGTCATCCACGGCGCCGCGATGTTCCACACCTCGCTGTACCTGGCCGACATGCGGTCCTTCCTCGACATGGCCAGCAGGCGGGCGCCGAAGCGAGGGGACTTGGAGATCCCGCCACGCGTGGAAGAGATCTGCCTCGACGAAGTCGTCTACCGCTACCCCGGCAAGGACGACCCGGCAGTCGCAGGCGTCTCGCTCACGCTCCGCCGCGGTGAGATCCTGGCCATCGTCGGCGAGAACGGCTCCGGCAAGTCCACCCTGGCCAAGCTCATCACCGGCATCCTCCTCTCCGACAAGGGCCGCGTCCTGTGGGACGGGATCGACCTCGCCCATGCCGACCCCGACGCGGTATGGAAACGCACCGCGCTGGTTCCTCAGAACTTCGCCTGCTGGCCCCTGCGCACCCGCGAGAACATCACCCTCGGTCAACCACACACGTACGACGACGGACCGGTGTGGGACGTCGTCGACGCCGTCGGAATGCGAGAGGCCATCGAGAAGCTGCCCCAGCAGCTAGACACCCTTCTCGCCAAGGAACTGTGGGGCGGCGCCGAACTGTCCGGCGGACAGTGGCAGCGACTCGTGTGCGGGCGGGCGCTGTACCGTCAGACGCCACTGTTGATCTTGGATGAACCGACCTCGCAGATGGACGCCCGCGGCGAACACGGCATCTTCCTGGAGATCAGGCGAATCGCCGCCCAGCGTATGACGATCGTAGTCACCCACCAGCTCGAAAACACCAGGCTCGCCGACCGCATTCTTGTCATGGACAAGGGCCAAGTCATCGAACAGGGTACGTACGAAGACCTGGTCAACGGTGGAGGCTTGTTCGCGGAACTCGCCGCTCTGGCCAAGGACCGGTAG
- a CDS encoding helix-turn-helix domain-containing protein, with protein sequence MPARLLSIPAVAAALDVDRRTVYRFIAAGDLPVVDLHTGTQRSRVRVPAAELEEFIASRLVASPRARR encoded by the coding sequence ATGCCTGCCCGTTTGCTGTCCATCCCTGCCGTGGCCGCCGCCCTGGACGTCGACCGCCGCACCGTCTACCGCTTCATCGCCGCCGGGGACCTTCCCGTCGTCGACCTGCACACCGGCACGCAACGCTCCCGAGTCCGTGTCCCCGCCGCAGAGCTGGAGGAGTTCATCGCCAGCAGGCTGGTCGCTTCCCCACGCGCCCGCCGGTGA
- a CDS encoding tyrosine-type recombinase/integrase, with protein sequence MKSGRWQATVRNRTGDRFSESFPLKAQARAWGIELETQFARGAVRDPRAGEISFREWHDRWWNARIVEPHTLRGDASSIKNHVMPHWADWEMRAITRMDVQTWIRSLVDKGAGPAAIKRAYNLTSSIMRAAVDDDVIAVSPCRSIDLPPIAVKPPQWFTPDQAQSILDQLAPAWRTMCLLGFYTGLRWGELSGLHRHRIDVRRSRLFVVEVNTKSGIKEYPKSSKSRREVPLPPHVLEAFERHIHRLDRDAVVFTTITRGRSGRLLADSNWRRQTWWPAVEAAYHFGDDGELQLVPHYPPHSMRHTCASWLVQKGVSLYEVQHLLGHESFQTTQRYAHLQPDAHKAVLGAWKSMENPLTITT encoded by the coding sequence TTGAAGTCCGGCAGGTGGCAGGCGACCGTACGCAACCGAACCGGCGACCGGTTCAGCGAGTCCTTCCCCCTCAAGGCCCAGGCGCGGGCCTGGGGCATCGAGTTGGAGACCCAGTTCGCCCGTGGAGCAGTGCGCGACCCGCGGGCCGGTGAAATCTCGTTCCGGGAGTGGCACGACCGATGGTGGAACGCCCGCATCGTCGAACCACACACCCTGCGCGGCGACGCGTCGAGCATCAAGAACCACGTCATGCCCCACTGGGCGGACTGGGAGATGCGGGCCATCACCCGCATGGACGTCCAGACTTGGATCCGCTCCCTGGTCGACAAGGGCGCGGGCCCTGCTGCGATCAAGCGGGCCTACAACCTGACGTCGTCGATCATGCGTGCGGCGGTCGACGATGATGTGATCGCGGTGAGCCCGTGCCGCAGCATCGATCTGCCGCCCATCGCGGTCAAACCACCGCAGTGGTTCACGCCCGACCAGGCGCAGAGCATCCTGGACCAACTCGCCCCCGCCTGGCGGACGATGTGCCTGCTCGGCTTCTACACCGGACTGCGCTGGGGAGAACTCTCCGGCCTGCACCGCCACCGCATCGACGTGCGCCGCTCGCGCCTGTTCGTGGTGGAGGTCAACACCAAAAGCGGCATCAAGGAATACCCCAAGAGCTCCAAGAGCCGCCGGGAGGTCCCGCTCCCACCCCACGTCCTGGAAGCGTTCGAACGCCACATCCACCGGCTCGACCGCGACGCGGTGGTGTTCACCACCATCACCAGGGGCCGCTCCGGGCGCCTGCTAGCCGACAGCAACTGGCGCCGGCAGACGTGGTGGCCCGCCGTCGAGGCCGCGTACCACTTCGGCGACGACGGCGAGCTGCAGCTCGTCCCGCACTACCCGCCACACTCCATGCGCCACACCTGCGCCTCATGGCTCGTCCAGAAGGGAGTCTCGCTCTACGAGGTCCAACACCTCCTCGGCCACGAGAGCTTCCAGACCACCCAGCGCTACGCCCACCTGCAGCCGGACGCGCACAAGGCCGTCCTCGGAGCCTGGAAAAGCATGGAAAACCCGCTCACCATCACCACATGA
- the mobC gene encoding plasmid mobilization relaxosome protein MobC, with protein MRLNAQELAIIQSGADHVGMSVAGFMAHCALAAARDQSRTAAAIATDHDILMALFGVRRQFGWAGSNVNQIAKALNSGGDATHLDAVLADLQRAAQAVQRAADRVENRQEDRAV; from the coding sequence GTGCGCCTGAACGCACAAGAACTCGCCATCATCCAGTCCGGCGCCGACCACGTCGGCATGAGTGTGGCCGGGTTTATGGCCCACTGCGCCCTGGCCGCCGCCCGCGACCAGTCGCGCACCGCGGCAGCGATCGCCACTGACCACGACATCCTGATGGCCTTGTTCGGGGTGCGCCGTCAGTTCGGCTGGGCCGGCAGCAACGTCAACCAGATCGCCAAGGCCCTCAACTCCGGTGGCGACGCAACGCACTTGGACGCCGTCCTCGCCGACCTGCAACGTGCCGCACAAGCCGTCCAGCGAGCGGCAGACCGGGTCGAAAACCGGCAGGAGGACCGAGCAGTTTGA
- a CDS encoding ATP-binding protein has translation MADRLDAILTARGLDPTATATPPPEEPVSALELADRRIPARYRGALADHPQITAWATQIARTGRPGPAGAPGISEGGSLLIVGPTGTGKTHQAYGAIRTLLHRGVRLRWEATTSADLHARLRPSSRTGHDSERELQTLARCPLLLLDDLGAAKTSEWTEELTYRLINHRYEHLLPTLITTNLPTTELRTTLGDRVASRLAEMTERIILTGPDRRREDPA, from the coding sequence ATGGCGGACCGTCTCGACGCCATCCTCACCGCCCGCGGCCTCGACCCCACAGCCACGGCAACGCCGCCACCGGAGGAACCGGTCAGCGCCCTGGAACTGGCCGACAGACGCATCCCCGCCCGCTACCGCGGCGCCCTCGCCGACCACCCCCAGATCACCGCCTGGGCCACTCAAATAGCCCGAACAGGACGCCCAGGCCCAGCCGGCGCACCCGGTATCTCCGAGGGTGGCTCACTGCTGATCGTCGGCCCCACCGGTACGGGCAAGACCCACCAGGCATACGGCGCCATCCGCACCCTCCTGCACCGAGGTGTGCGCCTGCGCTGGGAAGCCACCACCAGCGCCGATCTCCACGCCCGACTGCGCCCCAGCTCCCGCACCGGGCACGACAGCGAACGCGAGCTGCAGACCCTGGCCCGCTGCCCGCTGCTGCTCCTGGACGACCTCGGCGCGGCCAAGACGAGCGAGTGGACCGAGGAGCTGACCTACCGGCTCATCAACCACCGCTACGAACACCTGCTCCCCACCCTCATCACCACCAACCTCCCCACCACCGAACTCCGCACCACCCTCGGCGACCGCGTCGCCTCCCGCCTCGCCGAAATGACCGAACGCATCATCCTCACCGGCCCCGACCGCCGACGCGAAGACCCCGCCTAG